One window of Desulfobacca acetoxidans DSM 11109 genomic DNA carries:
- a CDS encoding phospholipid carrier-dependent glycosyltransferase, with protein MTNSPSLIRQLLQSHLFGLGLLTLLFFFRLGVPGLMDPDEGRYAEIAREMLVTGDLITPQLNFLPYLEKPPLVYWLTSLCLSWGGLNEWAARTIPALSAVGGLAAVYWLTARIWDTSTAVISAAVTATSLGYLILGRILTLDMTLTCFMTWGIVLGYLAIRDKVRRYLPWAYGCLGLAVLSKGPVAVILPGLIFLAWLLSQKQWRGIVQLWHPGGMLIFLALVLPWYILVSLKNPEFISYFFLQENLQRFLTPRIHAGQPVYYYLGVLLVGCLPWTFLLPWAWLTQSGERAPEHFFADRMFLVCWFGVIVIFFSLSRAKLPSYVLPALPPAAIMLGRALASSNPDPDGSAWRLTLWLWFGLAVLLIVLLAGLPPLLPKAWDKIAYLAPLLWLFTLTLAATPTLLLLKPFSPRGRCRLLLAAALVLNVILMMGSERLSEIRSPRQAAQVINSHMPPEGILLGYQLYSQGLSFYTGQPFYLYKIRGELDFGIRQSPHNPYYLNTEAELSELLHRRHRFFLLISPEELPTFQAVYSKPLRILTPWKKYLLAVSP; from the coding sequence ATGACCAATTCACCTTCCCTGATCCGCCAGCTTCTTCAATCTCATCTTTTTGGGTTGGGTTTGCTGACTTTGCTCTTCTTTTTCCGCCTGGGCGTCCCCGGCCTGATGGACCCCGATGAAGGACGCTATGCCGAGATCGCCCGAGAGATGCTGGTGACGGGAGATCTCATCACTCCGCAGCTCAATTTTCTGCCCTACCTGGAAAAACCGCCCCTCGTCTACTGGCTCACGTCTCTGTGCCTGAGTTGGGGGGGTCTGAACGAATGGGCCGCCCGCACCATCCCGGCCCTGAGCGCCGTCGGTGGCCTGGCTGCGGTATATTGGCTCACCGCCAGAATATGGGATACGTCCACTGCGGTTATCTCCGCTGCCGTAACAGCCACCAGCCTCGGCTATCTTATCCTGGGCCGCATCCTTACCCTGGATATGACCCTGACCTGTTTTATGACCTGGGGGATTGTACTGGGCTATCTGGCCATCAGGGATAAGGTGCGTCGATACCTCCCCTGGGCCTATGGCTGTCTCGGGCTGGCAGTCTTGAGCAAAGGCCCGGTGGCGGTGATATTACCCGGCCTGATCTTCCTGGCCTGGTTGTTGAGTCAAAAACAATGGCGGGGTATTGTCCAGCTCTGGCATCCCGGCGGAATGCTGATTTTTCTGGCCCTGGTGCTTCCCTGGTATATCCTCGTATCCTTGAAAAATCCGGAATTTATAAGCTATTTTTTCCTGCAGGAGAACTTGCAGCGTTTTCTGACACCGCGCATTCACGCCGGTCAGCCGGTGTATTATTATCTGGGGGTGCTGCTGGTAGGCTGTCTCCCCTGGACCTTTCTACTGCCCTGGGCCTGGCTGACACAATCCGGTGAGAGGGCTCCGGAGCATTTTTTTGCCGACAGAATGTTTCTTGTCTGCTGGTTTGGGGTCATTGTAATCTTTTTTTCTCTCTCCCGGGCCAAGCTGCCGTCCTATGTCCTGCCTGCCCTGCCACCGGCGGCGATAATGCTAGGCCGAGCCCTGGCCTCCTCCAATCCTGACCCTGACGGCAGCGCCTGGCGCTTGACACTGTGGCTCTGGTTCGGTCTGGCGGTTCTGCTAATCGTTCTCTTGGCGGGGTTGCCGCCCCTACTGCCCAAGGCATGGGATAAAATTGCTTATCTGGCGCCGTTGCTCTGGTTGTTCACCCTGACCCTGGCGGCAACACCCACCCTGTTGTTGCTGAAACCATTCTCACCCCGAGGCCGTTGCCGCCTCTTGTTGGCCGCCGCACTCGTACTCAACGTCATCCTGATGATGGGCAGCGAGCGCCTCAGTGAAATCCGCTCCCCGCGCCAGGCAGCTCAGGTGATTAATTCCCATATGCCTCCTGAGGGTATCCTGTTGGGCTACCAGTTGTATTCGCAGGGCCTGTCATTCTACACCGGCCAGCCATTTTATCTATATAAGATACGGGGGGAGCTGGATTTTGGCATCAGGCAGTCTCCTCACAACCCGTATTACCTGAACACGGAAGCGGAGTTGAGCGAACTGCTGCACCGCCGCCATCGGTTTTTTCTGCTCATCAGTCCTGAGGAGCTGCCGACCTTTCAGGCGGTTTATTCGAAGCCGCTGAGAATTCTAACTCCATGGAAAAAATATCTGCTGGCAGTCAGCCCATGA
- the lptF gene encoding LPS export ABC transporter permease LptF: MEKISAGSQPMNRLTAPFYRIHWPLIIYRHLWRECWDIFAVGLLAITVIVFMGRITRVMQMIITKGVSLIDIGKFCVLLLPYLLLFTVPMAAMIAVLITFLRLSNDNEIMALKTSGVSVLQLLPPILAFALVISSTALFFSLYATPWGNQEMRRLLSEVTKRRADLGIREQVFNNDFEHVVLFVNRVPTSGGPMEGVFLSDDRDPQVPITIAADKALLLFDLKSERLIMQLFQGRVLRLSEDATSFHSIEFETYQVPLELFKFVPKPKSEDEMFLGELRQALAQHKPGTLDYNKLLVELNRRFSLPVGACIMILIAMPLGISTQIKGRAVGLIMGLVIFLLYYLLLTAAWRLGQHAIIPPGLAPWLPDFIFLFLAWGLWRRSRRDIPIGAGAFEVKRWIKRKFMKTVDGGQ; this comes from the coding sequence ATGGAAAAAATATCTGCTGGCAGTCAGCCCATGAACCGCTTGACTGCTCCTTTCTACCGTATTCATTGGCCGCTGATCATCTACCGCCATCTCTGGCGCGAATGCTGGGACATCTTTGCCGTCGGTCTGCTGGCTATTACCGTTATTGTCTTTATGGGCCGGATAACCCGGGTGATGCAGATGATCATCACCAAGGGCGTCAGTCTCATTGATATCGGCAAATTCTGCGTGCTGCTGCTGCCCTATCTGCTCCTCTTCACCGTACCGATGGCGGCGATGATTGCAGTGCTGATCACCTTTCTCCGCCTCTCCAATGACAACGAGATCATGGCGCTGAAAACCAGCGGCGTCAGTGTCCTGCAGCTCTTGCCGCCGATACTGGCCTTCGCTCTAGTGATTTCCAGCACCGCGCTTTTCTTCTCCCTTTATGCTACTCCCTGGGGCAATCAAGAGATGCGGCGCCTTCTCTCGGAGGTTACGAAACGGCGGGCTGATCTCGGGATTCGAGAACAGGTTTTTAATAACGACTTCGAGCATGTAGTCCTCTTTGTGAATCGCGTCCCCACCTCCGGGGGACCCATGGAGGGCGTTTTTCTCTCCGATGACCGCGATCCCCAGGTGCCGATTACTATCGCTGCCGATAAGGCCCTGCTGCTCTTCGATCTGAAGTCGGAACGTCTGATCATGCAGTTGTTTCAGGGTCGGGTCCTGCGGCTGTCAGAAGATGCCACCTCATTTCATAGCATCGAATTTGAAACATACCAGGTGCCTCTGGAATTGTTTAAGTTCGTCCCCAAACCGAAATCCGAAGATGAGATGTTCCTCGGCGAACTCCGTCAGGCCCTAGCGCAGCACAAACCCGGAACCCTGGATTACAACAAACTGCTCGTTGAACTCAACCGCCGGTTTTCCCTGCCCGTGGGGGCCTGCATCATGATCCTGATCGCCATGCCGTTAGGCATCTCAACTCAAATCAAGGGTCGGGCGGTGGGGCTCATCATGGGGCTGGTCATCTTTCTGCTCTACTATCTGTTGCTCACCGCAGCCTGGCGGTTGGGCCAGCACGCCATTATTCCCCCCGGATTGGCCCCCTGGCTGCCGGACTTTATTTTTCTATTTCTGGCTTGGGGGTTATGGCGGCGATCGCGGCGGGACATTCCCATCGGCGCTGGCGCCTTTGAGGTGAAACGTTGGATTAAACGAAAATTTATGAAAACAGTGGACGGTGGGCAGTGA
- a CDS encoding cytidylate kinase family protein — MAILAVSREYGSGGREIGRRLAARLGYAYVDKERLFQDLDHRGKRWGRAARELDEVCPTLWERHDWQYQGYISLVESLILDYAVQDRVVLIGRGAVILLQGVPFCLKVRLTAPLEVRVERVMLEESLDREAAAQLITRVDQDRACYLQTNYSKVWNDAGNYDLVLNTGRLGYDQTVELLLAALAEKESLATPGARDRLADLALACRLKARLATDSRILAPTLKVRLDDGGAIIVSGVIHTPKEMQLVQEIAGEVCGSKALQFDLKRR; from the coding sequence ATGGCGATTCTGGCAGTTTCCCGGGAGTATGGCAGCGGCGGTCGGGAGATCGGCCGGCGCCTGGCGGCGCGGCTGGGATATGCATATGTGGATAAAGAACGTCTGTTTCAGGATTTAGACCACCGCGGGAAACGCTGGGGGCGGGCGGCGCGAGAATTGGACGAAGTCTGCCCGACCCTCTGGGAGCGCCATGATTGGCAGTATCAAGGGTACATATCCCTGGTGGAGTCCCTGATCCTGGACTACGCCGTCCAAGACCGGGTGGTGCTCATCGGGCGGGGCGCCGTCATACTGCTCCAGGGGGTTCCCTTCTGCCTGAAGGTACGTTTGACCGCACCGCTGGAAGTCCGGGTGGAACGCGTCATGTTAGAGGAGAGTCTTGACCGGGAGGCGGCGGCACAACTCATAACCCGGGTGGATCAGGACCGCGCCTGCTACCTGCAGACCAATTACAGCAAGGTTTGGAATGACGCGGGCAATTACGACCTGGTCCTTAACACCGGCAGGTTGGGCTATGATCAGACGGTGGAGCTGTTGCTCGCGGCGCTGGCCGAAAAAGAGAGCCTGGCAACTCCTGGTGCGAGGGATCGGCTGGCTGACCTGGCCCTGGCCTGCCGCCTCAAAGCGCGTCTGGCTACTGATTCACGGATATTGGCGCCTACCTTGAAGGTCCGCCTTGATGACGGCGGCGCCATCATCGTCTCCGGAGTCATCCACACCCCCAAGGAAATGCAGTTGGTGCAGGAAATTGCCGGCGAAGTCTGCGGATCGAAGGCCTTGCAGTTTGATCTTAAACGCCGGTAG
- a CDS encoding TerC family protein, giving the protein MDLAAWGLDRLDWKFFAGILNIVIIDIILAGDNAVVIAMAVRSLPRRQRQWGIILGAGAAVLLRVVLTFFVAKLLTVEFIKLAGGALIAWIAVKLFVEGAPEQADKEAKTLIQAMWLIVVADITMSTDNVLAVAGASHGNLFLLLFGLALSIPFVVFTSNLLSMLMDRYPIIIYLGAAILGRVAAEMIFTDPLVESWLMPPTWFRYAMEALFALGVIVVGKLWLWYSFRKAEKAAVVLNGCVPVEQSGKEE; this is encoded by the coding sequence ATGGATTTAGCGGCCTGGGGCCTGGATAGATTGGATTGGAAGTTTTTTGCCGGCATCCTCAATATTGTCATCATCGATATCATTCTGGCCGGTGACAACGCCGTGGTGATTGCTATGGCGGTGCGTTCCCTGCCCCGGAGACAGCGGCAATGGGGAATCATCCTGGGCGCCGGGGCGGCGGTGCTGTTGCGGGTAGTGCTGACTTTCTTTGTGGCCAAGCTCCTGACGGTTGAATTCATCAAACTGGCGGGCGGGGCGCTCATTGCCTGGATTGCCGTCAAGCTCTTTGTGGAGGGGGCGCCGGAACAGGCTGACAAGGAGGCCAAGACCCTGATTCAGGCCATGTGGCTCATTGTGGTGGCGGATATCACCATGAGTACCGACAACGTTCTGGCGGTAGCCGGCGCCTCGCACGGCAACCTCTTTCTGCTGCTCTTCGGCCTGGCCCTTTCGATCCCGTTTGTGGTTTTTACCAGCAACCTCTTATCGATGCTTATGGACCGCTATCCCATCATTATTTATCTCGGGGCGGCGATCCTGGGCCGGGTGGCGGCCGAAATGATTTTTACCGATCCTTTAGTCGAGAGTTGGTTGATGCCGCCGACCTGGTTCAGATACGCCATGGAGGCGCTCTTTGCCTTGGGGGTTATTGTCGTGGGCAAGCTATGGCTCTGGTATAGTTTTCGAAAGGCCGAGAAGGCGGCGGTAGTCCTTAACGGCTGTGTTCCAGTTGAACAATCAGGAAAGGAGGAGTGA
- a CDS encoding radical SAM protein, with the protein MWYAWLGRMFPRRFDWLQVEVTSHCNARCAYCPHTVFRSTWTSRHLSLTTFRNLAPDLKKVNLVFLQGWGEPFLHPDFFHFVSLAKEAGCRVGATTNGTLLTGENINRVVESGIDLLAFSLAGVGEAHDFWRAGAGFQQVREAIAALQDRRRRLGKSTPHVHIAYLLLRSGLGELERLPAALRGLDIGQVVISTLDLVPSPELEEESLAGLSPRESADIIARLQKVAETGLPVYFPRHPAGVQKAACPENVLRAAVISATGDVSPCVFTNIPATGAVHYLHGRPYPLQPLCFGNVQDVSFREIWRQPTYASFRRSFEAGVLAEPCRHCLKLIGSED; encoded by the coding sequence ATGTGGTATGCTTGGCTGGGGCGGATGTTCCCCAGGAGATTTGACTGGCTCCAGGTAGAGGTGACGTCGCATTGCAATGCTCGGTGCGCCTACTGCCCCCATACGGTCTTTCGCAGTACCTGGACTAGCCGTCATCTTTCTTTAACGACCTTTCGGAATTTGGCGCCAGATCTGAAAAAAGTAAATCTGGTTTTTCTCCAGGGGTGGGGAGAGCCTTTTCTGCATCCTGATTTTTTCCACTTTGTTTCTCTGGCCAAAGAGGCTGGCTGCCGGGTGGGGGCTACCACTAACGGTACGCTTCTGACCGGGGAAAACATCAATCGCGTCGTTGAGTCAGGAATAGATCTGTTGGCCTTCTCACTCGCCGGGGTGGGAGAAGCTCATGATTTTTGGCGGGCGGGCGCCGGTTTTCAGCAGGTCCGGGAGGCGATCGCGGCGCTTCAGGATCGCAGGCGCCGTTTAGGAAAGAGCACTCCTCACGTCCATATCGCCTATCTCCTGCTCCGATCCGGCCTAGGGGAGCTGGAAAGACTGCCCGCCGCGCTCCGGGGGCTGGATATCGGCCAGGTGGTCATCAGCACCCTCGACCTGGTGCCATCCCCGGAGCTGGAGGAAGAATCGTTAGCTGGCCTCTCGCCTCGGGAATCCGCCGATATCATTGCCCGCCTCCAGAAAGTGGCCGAGACCGGTCTACCGGTCTATTTTCCCCGACACCCGGCTGGAGTGCAGAAAGCGGCCTGCCCGGAAAACGTCCTGCGGGCGGCAGTCATATCTGCAACCGGGGACGTATCTCCGTGCGTCTTTACCAACATCCCGGCTACCGGCGCCGTGCATTACCTGCATGGTCGACCATATCCCCTGCAGCCTTTGTGCTTCGGCAATGTGCAGGATGTGTCTTTTCGAGAGATCTGGCGCCAGCCGACGTATGCCAGCTTCCGCCGATCTTTTGAGGCCGGCGTGCTGGCCGAACCTTGCCGTCACTGTCTCAAACTCATCGGTTCGGAGGATTAA